Below is a genomic region from Sorghum bicolor cultivar BTx623 chromosome 9, Sorghum_bicolor_NCBIv3, whole genome shotgun sequence.
AGCAGCTGTGCCACTGCCACTGCCATTGCCACCGCCAGTGACCAGGACGAGGAGGACGGATTCACCTTCGCCGCCGTCGACGACTCCATCATCCTGCACCTGCAGGACGCCGATGGCGCGTTCCCAGCAGATGCCCGGATCGGCAGTCCCGTGTACCCCGTCTTTGGCCGCCCACGGTGGTCGACGCCGAAGGAGCAGCAGCGGCAacaggacgacgacgaggagggccCCGGCGCCGCTGGCACGGCCACCGTGCGGGCGCCGCTAGGGCGGCTCCTCCTGGAGGAGCCGTGGTGCGACAACGCCGACGCCGAGCTCGACGGTGCGCCGGCAGAGACCTACTGCCTGTGGTCCCCCGGggcttcgccgccgccgccagcaggaTCGACGACTCGGCGGGCGTCCCCCGCGCGCTGCCGGAAGAGCGGATCCAGGGGCGGCGgcaagtcgtcgtcgtcgttcctcccGTGCAAGCAGGATCTTGTGGAGCTGGTTGCAAGCGTCGTCACGTGCCGGCGGAGCTGCTACCTGTTCTGAAACACAACTTCCATGTTGTTTTTACAGTCTTGTTAGTTGTTACTCCTGTACTAGTTTACCTTTAAGTTGTTTAATTTTATTCTTGTTGCTCGGTAAAGATTTGACGTGACGCATGTAGGAGTAATTGACTTGATGAGTTTTCAAGTAATAATTCCTTCCTTTCGAAATATATATAAGTCAGTCTAGGAAACTGTCTGAAGTTAACTTTGTTTTTAACATATATAAAGTTTTAAATATAGGTCGACAACACAAGATTAGAAATTTTATTTCTGACCTCATTATGAAAACCAGTTACTGTCTGAAGTAATATATACTAATTATTTCCGTTTAagctaatatatatttttatagataTGGTGAAAACTAACATATATAAGTGATAAGTCGATGACAACAAACTGTTTTCCACACACGTAGGTCATGACCAAGAAAAAAAAACGGTTGGGTGCGGGATTGCTGAAGCCCAAGATGCAGGGTCATAATGGGTTGGGCCGGGTACTCCATAAAATACCAGTCTAGTAAATGGTCATCATCTTCCactaaaaaaaaagtaaatgGTCATGATCTTCCTTCTTTTAAGGTAATATAGGTCAATGCGATCCACTAAAAAAAAGTAAAGTAAAGGTCAATGCGAGCTTTATAGTCTTAGAAAAAAATCGAAATGAGTGTCGCAATGGGGAAAGTGAAGTAGAATAaaagagtgtttctcgctgcaAGCACCCCAACCCATTTCACTAACGACCGTTATTACTCTCCCCAAGATAATTTTTGTGAAACAGTAGAAATATGGAAAACAATTTGTGATTTGAAAATAAAACTGGGAAGAGTGGCCAAACTGGCGCGCGCACTTGCCTACTCTTTGtgtatataattttattttattacaaAGTGTTCGCCGTATTTACCACGTTTTCAGTCTGGTGCTAGTGCGTGGGCATCACCGCGCGTTCTGCAGGTGGGCTGCTGGCGGCGCCCATATTATTGTGTGCCGCCCACGAGGTGTGGGCTGTTCTTCACCCTCCCACTGCACGTCTGCACACTAACCCGCGGCCACGTCGGTATCTCACTTCGAAACCTGATCCAAATTAAACCGACGCTGGTTCCGTGAAGAGAAAAATTGGGCGGGCATGTGTAGTATATCCCATCCCATGGAGACACTGTCAAGTGTCATGAATTCATAGTACGTACGTGTCCATACAAAGAGATTTACGTGTCCATACAACGAGATTTTGTTTCTTTGTCATTTCTTATTCTGAATTCACCTAACAATCCTATGCATTTAATGTTTATGCATTGACATGCATGTGCAGTGAATTCGCGATGTGCGATATGTACTCGTAGCGACTTCGTGCCGATTTTTTCCAGATAATCCGTTCCGTTGAGGCCCTTGATGCACGCTCGATCGCACTAGCCAAAGGCAAAGCGCGTAACCACTCCATGTCCATCCCACGGAAAGTTAACGTACGCCCGATGATGCTGCGATCGGCGATTCAGCGGTCAAGATTATCCCATCAGCTGATCGCACCATCCAATGCCTCGATGCGATATGATCGGCGCGCGCGTATAAAAACGAGCCGCCCGGCGCCGAGGAGCGTCCAGCCACCGCACCCCTCCCGACCATGGGACGCGGCAGTGCCCTGCTGctgagtcgtcgtcgtcgtcgtcgtccgagCACGGAGACCGAACGCCAGCAGTAGCTAGCAACATGCGCAGGACTACGGACGGCGGTGACGACTTCACCTTCGCCGCCGCCCAGCCACCACCTCGTCTACTATCTgcagtcggcggcggcggcgggtgcaTGGGCCCGCCGCTGCTGTACCCAATCTTCGGCCGGCCGAGGTCCCCGCCGCGGGCTTCTCCGGCCCCGGAGCTGGAGACGGCCACCGCGCGGGTTCCGCTAGGACGGCTTCTACTGGTGGACAGGGATCCGtcgccctcgccgccgccagcgccagcgcccgcgcccgcggaCGACGTCGTCGACGACGAAGGCCTCGACTCGGTGCCGGCGGAGATGTTCTGCCCCTGGTCTCCCGGGTGGTCGGcgtcggccgcggcggcggcgtcctccCCGGCGCGGTGCAAGAAGAGCGGCTCAACGGGGTCCGTGCTCCGGTGGCGGCCCCGGCTCGTCGTCGGGCGCAGCCAGAGCGACGGCAAGGAGAAGTTCGTCTTCTTCAGCGCCGCCTCCTCCGGCGGGTCGTTCGGGCGCCGGAACCAGAAGGGGCGAGGTGCCGTGGAGGGTGCCAACGGCGCTGCCAGCGCCGGCTCCGCCGGAGCTGGTGCTGCCCACGCCTGGAGCTACTACGTCAAGAACAATAACGGCGGTGGCGCACGCCGGAGGTCGTTCCTGCCGTACAAGCAGGACCTCGTCGGGCTGTTCGCCAACGCCGCCGTGTTCCGCCGGAGCTACCTCCCGTTCTGATATACACACCCAGCCGCATATACGTATACACTCACCCAGCTCACATATACTAGCTGGTACGTATATGTGAGCGATTGGTAACTTTTTGGCTGGCTTGTTTAATTATTTGCTGGTAATCATCAGTTTACTGCAGTGTAACACACAGGGCTCGATGACAGCTTATACTTGTGTAGCCGGCCGGTCAGCCGTGAAGTGTGTGTACTGTGCACACTCCAATAGTGCATTTTATTCAGCATATATTCTTAGGTTTTTGTGTGATGTTCTGCTTGTAGAGCAGgtggtatatatatattggaTTATGTATCTCAGTATTTGGTTACGAGACAGCTGTTCTTGTTCTTGGTGACAAAAGGGAAAAAGTGGAGTTAGAGAATCCTCTTTACttacttttttgtttttttttaatccGAGTTGCTAGCGATGCTCTACCTATACTATCTGATCCATGACTACTCGTCGTGCCTGTGCTTTGTGTACGTAAGCAGGCGCCTACTAGCAGCTACTGTACGTACGGGTCCTTATTGACCTACTGTTAGTTGCCTGACGACGTACTGCAATACGAAGCTCAGAGGTGATTAGCAGACTGCTTAACTAAGAGATGCATGGTGCATACCCAACGTATGTATAAATTAACCACCATCCATTTCCAGTTTCCTCCGCACAACCACATTCTCCGAGATGAAGTAATTTTAGGTTTGAACCAAATCAAACTTTCTTAATTAAGCTTGACTACAGTGATATATACTCATACGTTCAAATAGATTTATTAGATATATAATATTATAATTAATTTGGTAATATTAATTCGATatctaattttttatataaatttgatccGACCGAGAGTTATTTGACTACTCAACAgtgagaattttttttttgttctcgTTTTTGGACGGTGGGAGTAGAAAAGAAGTAGAGTAGATCAATTAATTGTTCCTTCAAATGGAATGTCACGTACCCTCATAAAACTCACAACATGTTTGCTTGAGTTTATCTACGGAATTTATCAGttattcaacaatatttttctttcgCAACAAATCACTGAATATTACTCTCAGCCATAGCTTACAATATATATACAAAGGAATCAaggaaataaataaagttgGAGTCGTTTTCCCTAGTCCTGCGTACGTGCAGCGAGCACATTTGCCATGATGCTGCCTGCATCACAATGTCGACCGTCCCCGTCGTCCCTCACAGCTACGCAGGCGGCCGGCAgagtgtcgtcgtcgtcgaagtCGAGGTCGACTGAAGCGGTCAAGCAGCAGTACGTAGCACTGTGTACCACTTGAGCTTGCACTCACCTTTCACAGGCCACACGGCCGGCCATTAGCGCTGACGACGAGAGCGATCCGATCGACTGCATGGCTGCTCTCCCATGCGATGCCGATCCATTAATCTAGTGGTGGCCCCGGGGCCGGCGGCGTGATTAGGAAGCCTGCAGGTTATGTGGTGCGAAGGCTGGGCGCGTGCCGTTAATGCCAGGGCCCAGACGCGGACCCGTCACGCGACCCTAAAACGATGGCGCGAGCGCGCCTGTCCTAGCCTCCTAGTCCTAGCTGTGTGCAGTGTCCTCGATCAGTTGCGTCGCCCCCCGGTTTGCTTTTGCTTTGTTCGTCGCGGCACGCCACCTAGGAATTCATCAGATCATGTGCGTCACGTACGCTCTGGATCGGGAGGAACCGCCTGCCGAGCGAGAGAGATAGACGGGGTCGATCTGTAGCCAAGAAGAAAAAAGAGCTGCGGAACTCTGGCAGACGCGACGCGATGACCAATGCGAATCATCGCCGTTCGCCAACGCTACATGCGCCGTACCGTACCAGCTGCGGTCTGTGGAGATCACTCTCTAGCGCCATCTAGTCTAGAGGATTtggataaaaagaaaaaaaagggtatCCTTCTCGAGCACAGTCTATAAAAATCTCGCTTTCTATGGAAGTTTATAAATAAATCATATCATCCATCCATTTTCCAAAAACAATATAATTTTGGATTTAGAAACaagtcattttttttaaaagaaaagtcTCGACcaagtttataaaaaaaaagtatCAAGATTCATGTCTTCAGATAGATTTAATATGAAAACATATTCCACATTTAAGCAAATATTTTTTTGACAGAAGTAATCAAATAAGTTTTAATCAATATCATAGATGTtactcccttcatcccaaattgtaagtcattccaagaatgttGGAGAATTAAAACATCTCaactttgactaaaattatataaagataattataaagatttataacattaaataggtataatataaaaatataattaatgaacatTGTAACGATACTAAGTCAAATTTGAGATagttaacttttcaagattcttgaaatgattTATAGATGGAGTACTAGTTTTTAGATTCAATCATCCTTAAATAATTTGCCGATTCGACTAGCTGAATTTTTCGGCCGGTGATGATACTAAtgctaatttgttgtgagatAGCTGAAAAGTAGTGTTGATAAAGTGAATAGGGATCTTCTCTCCGTGGAGATGGCCTACCTTAAACACTGTTCCATGGCTTGAGTACTCGAACGATGATGATTGCATTTTTTTACTTATTATAGGGAGTACTACACTACACGGCATAGAAAATCGGAGAAAAACCGCGTGACATGTTCTATGTACTTGCTGCTTAGTCATTTCCTCTCCGCGGACATCATTTTCGGTCGCTCCTTTCCGAGATTTTCTGATGCAAAACTTTAGCAAGTGACTATAAAGCAAAGTAGCAAACTAGTTTcccagcccccccccccccccccccccctttttttttttctccagaTAGATATATTGTCGCGCGTAACGGGACATCTCCTTCAGTCCTCTCCTTTTCTGCAACTGTTTTTTTCCCGATTTCCACGACAAGCTCTAGATAATGTAGGTAGGATAGTAACCCCAGCGATCTATGGCACGTCACGGGTCACGGCATAGCTATCACATTGATCCCTGTTGTGTTCCGGGATCGCACCTAGGATTGCAATTGCAACGATGCCAACTGCTCCAGCATAAAAGCCAGCAcgtattttttttttggtcaAAAAGGTTTAGGTGATCTGTGATATCAGCAAGTTCATTCATTCATCGACCTGCAGTTCCCTTCCCTGGATGGTCATCTGATGAACATCTCGTATTAATAAGGTAGGCCATCTATAAACTCTAAAGCACTATAGGATGCGTACATGCTATAGCGCACACAGGAAATGCGGACGACGGCATTACGGCAACCTGGACACCCATTTTCCACCAGACAAAGAGAGAGTGAGATCTACAGGCATGAATTATGTACAACGAACGAATCCCGTGGCAGGCGAAAATGCTAAGACGCCTTGTGTATTTGCGCCTCTGCACCTAAGTGAGAAACTGAGGCTATGGTACAGAAGAACCTGGGTTTACTAGGATTCGTCAGCCTTCGGTTCCAGGACCACAGGGATCTTCTCTTTATGATCGCCACGCAAGACTTCCACGGTCACCTTAAACACCATGTAACTCAGTGTCTTAGCAACGGTCAAGCACGTCAAATTTCTTCTTTTGTAGGAATAAACATGTATAGGTAAGAAAGCAAAATCTTACCGTTTCCCCAACTTTACACTGATCCAATATCCGATACAAGTCGCTTCCGTTTGTTACCTTTGTACCATTCACAGAGGTAATTATATCACCCAGGATAAGCCGGCCATAGGGATCTCGTTTGGTTGATTGCAGACCCTGATCAAAACGACATGAGAAGTAGAACTTTTAGCCACAGTAGCTGTATGATGCAAAGACGTGATTTATAAATGCATTACGTTAGACAAAAGTACAGAAGAAGGAAAATTTCTTTGAAAAAATAGCTTTTCATGTCCAGTTTGTTTTCTGAGCTGCCCTTAGTTCCAAACACGCATGAAAAATTAACAGAAGCTACAATCTAGTGTATTAATAAATAATAGCTCAAGGTTTTCCCATGGTTGGATGTGTTGTAACTAGGCATAGAGAATGTATAATCTGAAAAATAATATAGTACAGAACTCAAAAGTGAAACTGAAGCATAATTATAGCATGCCCCGAGAAATCCCTGCTTTCAAGTTAAGTCATTACCAAATCAGGAAATACAAAAGGAATCTCACCGCTTTGCCAGCTGGTCCGTTTGGAGGAGCATCCAAGACAAGCACTCCACTTAATCCAAGCTGCTCTACAGATTGATCAGGGGCAAACTTTATTCCCAAAATAGGTCTGGTCACCTTGCCAAATTTTATAAGTTGGTCCACAATGCCCCCAACCTGAAAATAGGGTATTATTTGTGTCGTTGTCAAAACATGTGAGTTAACTGCAAGGAAGAATGAAACAAAACTAAAGTGAATTTAGGCACTGACTTGAGTGAACTACTACTGTCGACAGATTTTTAGAAAACAGAGTTGAAAATGTACATACTGTATCAACTGGAATGGAAAACCCAACGCCAGATGATGCTCCTGAGGGTGAGTATATAGCTGTGTTTACACCTATCAAGTTTCCAGAACTATCAAGGAGTGGACCACCACTGTTACCAGGGTTGATAGCAGCATCAGTCTGTATCACATCTTGTATAGGACGTCCCGTGGCAGCTGAACTGATTTCTCGACGCAATCCACTAGGGGCATCAGCATAAACAGAAAAACAGAGTCTCAGTGCATTCCGATATGAATCAGACAAATATGAATCAGCTTAACAAACAATGTTCCACCTGATAACACCTGTTGTAAGAGTGTGGTCAAGgccaaactgcaaacacaaaaAGTAATAAATGTTTTAGACTATAGGTAAATTGGTAATAACTCTGCAATCATTATCGAAAGAACTCGCCCTTGTTATTGAAGTTCAATAATTTTCCTAGCCGAGCTAAGATCATATCGTTCCACACAGGAATTGTGTCAAACTCTGGTCTGTGGAGCGCGGACACATAAACAATACACATCATTTTTCTATATGATCATATTCTTGTTTGCTGCAACTCTGGTATGTTATTACTTATTACCTTTAAACACTACCTAACAACATATTCATGAAACAAGAACAGCAGTAGTCTATGCAAATGTTATCATGGATCAAGAATTCAAGgttaaaataagaaaaaaaaatcaggaaTACTAGTAGCAAGTACATAAAAAGttagagcaccaaccaaaagctAAGATACCACATCTATCTCTAACTTCTAAGGTAGAAAACCAACCATGTTGTACACATAATCTCATTGTATTATAAGCAAcacaacaagaagaaaggtgttaTTAGCACTCACTGGGTTTCCAATGGCATATACTTTCTGACCAACCAGTAGGTCTGCTGACACACCAACAGGTATAGGTCTTAGTTTATCCTTTGGTGCTTTGATACGCAAAACAGCAACATCCTTGTCCTGGTCAAATCCAACAACTTGCGCTTCATACACTGACTGATCAGCAAGTGTGACCCTGCATAAAACTATCAGTTGTAACCTCACTTCACCATTACATATCTATAGGCATCATCGACATCTAAAAGACAccggaaaaaaatatataaacaaaTATGGATGTTTTGCATTCGTGTATCAGACCATGTGGAGATCATTTGACATTAGCAGTGAGATGACACAACTGCAGAGCATTGCCAACTAACACAAAAACGTGGTTAGAAAAAGTCAGAAGTTTATGTCATTGATAGCCTGAAGAATTAGTTCTTTTGCATTAAAATACTCAAAATGTAGTGTTAAGTTTCACTTCTTGAAATTGGGATGCAAGGAACTTCTAGAGTAAGCAGTACCTTTTCTAAAATTGTAATGCAGATGGCATTGCATAACTTCTAACAACCAGATAGTGAAGCTGTTGAACAAGTGTCATGTTGCTTCTG
It encodes:
- the LOC8064690 gene encoding uncharacterized protein LOC8064690; amino-acid sequence: MRRTTDGGDDFTFAAAQPPPRLLSAVGGGGGCMGPPLLYPIFGRPRSPPRASPAPELETATARVPLGRLLLVDRDPSPSPPPAPAPAPADDVVDDEGLDSVPAEMFCPWSPGWSASAAAAASSPARCKKSGSTGSVLRWRPRLVVGRSQSDGKEKFVFFSAASSGGSFGRRNQKGRGAVEGANGAASAGSAGAGAAHAWSYYVKNNNGGGARRRSFLPYKQDLVGLFANAAVFRRSYLPF
- the LOC8064691 gene encoding protease Do-like 1, chloroplastic; protein product: MAAAAAAASSSAAACFLSPLPPPRRPRHFLRHLARAAATKPAPAPAPASASSPWPWARRLGSLVPGETAGRLLSSAAGSLIVALASASLVLGDAGAASAFVVSTPRKLQADELATVRLFQENTPSVVYITNLAVRQDAFTLDVLEVPQGSGSGFVWDKSGHIVTNFHVIRGASDLRVTLADQSVYEAQVVGFDQDKDVAVLRIKAPKDKLRPIPVGVSADLLVGQKVYAIGNPFGLDHTLTTGVISGLRREISSAATGRPIQDVIQTDAAINPGNSGGPLLDSSGNLIGVNTAIYSPSGASSGVGFSIPVDTVGGIVDQLIKFGKVTRPILGIKFAPDQSVEQLGLSGVLVLDAPPNGPAGKAGLQSTKRDPYGRLILGDIITSVNGTKVTNGSDLYRILDQCKVGETVTVEVLRGDHKEKIPVVLEPKADES